The following is a genomic window from Spirosoma foliorum.
ACATCGATACTCGAATAGCCCAGAAAATACCGTTTTGTATTTTGCGCGTCTTGCCGGAGTAAAAAGCCCGACTCCTCTAGTTGCCGACCATAATTCGATAACCACGTAAAAGCCTCTAATTTGGGAAGAGCCAATCGCCCATGACGAAGATCCAGTCCCGTATCGCGCAGGAAAGCTAGTTTTTGTCGCTCCAGGCGCTGATCCCGGCGAATTTTGTGAAAAATATAGTCGTCGTTTTTCTTCTCTAAACTCACATTCGCCGACGGGCCAAAATTGTCGAAACGGAATGTAAAATCGCCGTATTGAAATGCCAGGTCAAACATGATTCGCTGACTGTGTTCATCTTCGGGCGTAAGCGTGTCCACTTCGTTCGTATCTGTCGGAAACAGTGTTGCGGGCACAGGCCGGTTTGCTTGCACTACTTCCGAGACGGTCAGAACGGGCACAGCAACCATCGCTTCGGACCTAATTTCGAACCCTTTTGGATATACGTCGTAGGAAGCAATTAACTGCGCAACAAAGCGTTCGTAATACTGCTGTTCAAGATTTCGGGGAATAATAATATGGTTTTTATTAAAGAACGGCCTCAGCTTTTTGCCATCTACATTTTTACTAAAATGGTAGAGTCGATTACCAACCATCATATAGGCTGGCTCATCGCAAATCATCAATGCATCTTTAAACTGAAACTCGACCCGTTCTGTCTCGCTGGTATTATTCCCCTCTCCAGCCCCAGTCTGACGTGGCCCAATAGGATAACGAATGATGGGAAAATAATGGGTCGAGTCACTGTTGCGTACAAAGTGAAAATGGACCCTTGCCGGTTCGGGCATCCAGTTGATGGCTTGCCAGGCGGGGTTACCATCGTTGCCCATAATATAAAAAGGCTTGCCAGGAAGCAGGCCCATTATCTGGGCCTTTATATTTTCCAGATACGCGCCAATGGCCTCCTGAATCAGTTTATCACCCTTTTGCGAATCGTAGATTTTTAGAAAAAAATCAACGGCAGGCAGTTTACGAGTATTAAACTTTTTGACAATGGTGTCCTGCTGGATACTATCGATGAGCTTAACCAGTTCAAAATCCTGTTCATCCAGGCCTTTGGCGAATTCGCCAACGTTTTGGGTCGATAGCGTCTGATTTTGAAGCGTCAACTCGCCTTTGCTATTCCGTTGTACAACGAAAGCTTCGATCAGGTAGCCCAGAAACTCGTGATCCAGCAATGAATACACGATTTGAAACGGTTGCAAAGGCGAAACTTTCATGGAGCACGTGTCCTTCATGACCAATCCGGTTAAAGAGGGGCCGAACGACAGAAAAAGGTGAACAATCGATTAGAAAAAGGGTGGATGAATACGTTAACAAACCAGGCAAAAGCAATACAAAAGCATTCATTATGAACAGTTTATATGCTATTCGCATTTATCAACGGTTTCAAATATACGAATCAAAGTAAAATGTACAAGAAGGAATTCAGCAAAAATGATAAACCGTTCTCAGTAAGCTTCGAAAGTTATTATCCGGCTGAAACCAGGTTAATCCCAGAACATATTACTGTTGGTACGAAAGATTAATGACTTATTAAACTGAGCGTGTTAACCAACTTTATCTCTTGCCATTGGTTCTACCTGTTCACAGTAAGCACAGCTATATGGAAACGCATCAAACAGACTCAGCATCCTCTACCTCAAAAGGTATTTTTGAACGATTCGCATCAGCGGTCACGAAAGCAACCGGCAGCTCAGCCGCTTTTATTATAGCCTTCCTTACCGTTATTATCTGGGCTATAACAGGTCCTATTTTTCACTATTCAGAGACATGGCAATTGGTGATCAACACGGGAACTACAATCGTTACGTTTCTGATGGTCTTTTTGATTCAAAAAGCGCAAAATAAAGATTCGATGTCTGTCCAGTTGAAGCTTAACGAACTGATAGCCGCCACCAAAGGGGCAAGTAATCGGCTGGTATCAGTCGAGAATCTGACCGAAGAAGAACTTCAGGTTCTCCAAAAGCACTATCAAACAATGGCCGAAATTACTAAACAGGCCTCCGACCTACGCCAATCCCATTCAGTAGAAGAAGCCATTAAGGATTCGGCCGAGAAATTAGAAGAAGATCTAGGAACTGGTCATACCTTATGAGCGTAACCGAAAAAGTATCTCTTATCTATAGTTATTCGTTGGTATATATTACTGAAAATCAATATATTGCGCTTAAAATAATGACTCTACAAAGACTCATTATCCAAAATATTATTAACACGTATTTCAATAACATATAAATTAGTAAACTATCTACCGAACTGAACTTGCAATGAACTCTACTATCAATAAAAGGCATCTCATTGATGCTCGGCCATTTACGGCTATCCCGGCAAACAAGAATTACATCTTCTCCGTAATTCATCGTATGTTTTGCCATCCTACCAATTACCAGGTATTAGCGACAGATTACTAAAGCACGCATAGGGTTGTAATCTGTCCATCCCTACCTACGAGTACATCAGAATAATATATGGTCGCTTTTAACGGCCTCTCTTCTGCTTCATCCTTCACCTATTCCTGAGGATGGCAAAGAGCGGCTGCCTAGCTAAATACCTCTTTTAATAACACCCACCACCAATGAAAAAATACAGAAAATACGGCGCTATTCCCGAACGATTCATTCATCCTGATTCATTTCTATCTCGACAATCTCCTTACCCTGACTATACAATTAAAGACCCTTACCAACGTGCTCGAGACTATTACCTAAAACGCCGGGCCTACGAACGAGGCCTGGAGTCCTTAAGTAACGATATGTGGATACCTATCGATCAAATCTGTAAAGTCAGAGGTAAACAGCGCTGGCAGGTTTTCCGTAGTATCGAAAGAGGCACCGAACAAGACCCAACGCTGGTGTTAGCTCATCTGGCCAGACAGTCTATTTATTCAACGCTGGTGCGCTTCCAGTTTGAAACCGATTTGCTGTTGTTACAGATCGATGAGAGTTTCCCGACTGAAGCAAAAATAAAGCAACTCGACACACAGGCTCCCTCATCCCAATTCTGGTATCACTTACCTATTCCAGCAGCGACTCAGGTTAAAACCCGGATTCAGACGCTCAAAAACCATCCGGATGTTTTGGCTGCCGATCAACCTAACGGACAATCTAATTTGAGGATCAATTTAAGCGAAGATCAATTAGATTGGATGGACCCTAGCAAGCGACTTAAGCTGCTAGTTTACGAGGAAGTTTATATCAAAAATTTTGCTCAGGTGCAAACGCTTATAACAACCTACAAGCAAACTAAAACGGATGAGAATAAGGATTGGCTACGGCTGGCCTGATAGTCGATTTATAACTTGTGGCAATTAAAGAGTAACTATCTTAAGCCTTATTTTCCCCTAACAAAATAAGGCTTAAGATAGTTACTCTTTTTACTATCAAAACAAAAGATACACAGACAATAAATACTAAAAAACTTAGTACAACTTTCGAAGGAAAGTCGTAAATTATTTTTATATTAAATTTATCAAAAAAAGACTCCATAAACTCTAAAAACACAACATGGCTTAGGTATATGCCATAGGTTGTTATGCTAAGCGTTTTTATCCATGCGGGCAATTGAATTGCTGACGTATTGATTCCAATAAGTAGCAGTCCCAAGCCACCAATTGGCAAATCACTTATAACGTTTGTAAATACAGGCAATTCAAGGTGGGTTATTGTAGAGGTTGCTATACTAATGAAGATAATCCCTATTATAATCCCCATCCATTTCTTTATGGATGCCTTAGGAGTTGGGTTTAAATAGAAAGCGGCTATTATATAAACTGATGTTACGCCACCTATTGAGTAGCTAGTTTAATTTTGAGTATGCAGACAACCCTCGATCTCTATACCGACTACTTACTCAGTAGTTTTGGCCAAACCACAGCAACGGGTCTATCTCGGTTGACCGATGGGGCGGTAGGCCATGATGCAGTGACTGATCTGCTCAATCGACTTCAGGGCAATAACCGAACGTTGTGGCAATATGTCAAACCACTAATTCGACAAATTCAAGAGTCTGACGGAGTCCTATTAACCGATGACAGCATTGCTCATAAGCCGCATAGCGACGAAAACGGCCTGATAACCACCCACTATGACCATTCCAGTGGCCAATAGGTGCGGGGCATCAATTTTGTCAGTGTACTGTATCAAACCACCAAAGGACAGTGCCCACTGAGTTTTGAGCCAGTTATCAAAGTCCAGCAGTGCGACTTAAAGACTCGTAAAATTATCTGGCGCTCGGAGCGAACCAAACACCAGATGTTCCAGGATATGGTGCGCCAAGCCCATCAGAATGCGGTTCCATTTCGCTATGTGCTGGCCGATTCTTGGTACACCAACGCTGACAATATCAATTTGGTTTTGGGCCTAAAGCATCACTACTTGGGAGCCGTCAAATCCAATCTGGAAGTAGCTCTCTCCAAACACGACCGTGCTAATGGTAAGTTTGTCAAAATCAGCCCGCTTAACTTACAACCTGGCACCGTTCTGACGGCCTTCATTCGCTCGGTACAAGAGCCGGTAGCGATTTGTGGCGACATTCTCCCTAACAAGGATGGGTCAGTCGGTGAACTCTTGCTGTTAAGTACCGATGTGACGATGCCCTACCAACAACTGCTGACAACCTATCAAAAACGATGGGGTATCGAGGAGTACCATAAATCGCTCAAACAGAACGCATCGCTAGAAAAATCGCCGGCTCGTACTCATCGTACTCAGACTAATCACCTGTTTGCGAGCATTTGCGCCTACGTCAAATTGGAACGCTTACGCCTAGCACAGTCCACGAATCATTTTGCTCTCAAAGGCCGACTCTATCTAAAAGCCATGCAAGCGGCCTTCATTGAGCTAACAGCCTTGAAAAACCAACTTAACTTAAACCAAACACTAGCTTTGGCGTAACATCACTTATAAACTAAAAAATGTGATAAAGAAATAACTCCATAATAATTATGAATATAGCCCCAGTACAGATAGACAATTGAAAAAATTAATAGGCACAAGCCAATTGAGCGCTTAATTCTGGTAACGAGCAAAAAAATACCTAGTATACTAAATTGCATAATTATTAACTCGGGCAAATAATACATTTGTTCGCTACTCTCTCCATACAAAAATGCCCGAACTAGTAAGTTTATTGTAAATTTAGTGCTACTCCCTGTAATTAGATATTTCGCCGTTCTGAGCCCTAAATAGATAACCGTCCAGGCTAAAAATGGTATACCGATTCTCTTCCAAATTTTACCAATAATGACCTTGACACTTATAGCAACATCAAGGCTTTGTACAAAGTAAACTAATGACGTGGCAAAAAAGAATGGCACGCATAATTTCAAGAAAAAAAACGAAACATTTTCTGCCGTGTTACTATCCGTGTGGACATGGATAAATATCACACCAAAAGCGGCTATTATTCTTATTAAATCAATGGATGAATTTCGCGAATCTCGTTTAGGTTTTGACGATAGGGTGTGGAGAGCACTTTCCATAGAATTAATAATTCTATTTATAGACTTTGTGATAACAATCTAAAATTGCTATCTTGATTTAGTACAACTTAAATTTCTTGACAAATGCGTGT
Proteins encoded in this region:
- a CDS encoding low affinity iron permease family protein, with protein sequence METHQTDSASSTSKGIFERFASAVTKATGSSAAFIIAFLTVIIWAITGPIFHYSETWQLVINTGTTIVTFLMVFLIQKAQNKDSMSVQLKLNELIAATKGASNRLVSVENLTEEELQVLQKHYQTMAEITKQASDLRQSHSVEEAIKDSAEKLEEDLGTGHTL
- a CDS encoding acyltransferase family protein — protein: MESALHTLSSKPKRDSRNSSIDLIRIIAAFGVIFIHVHTDSNTAENVSFFFLKLCVPFFFATSLVYFVQSLDVAISVKVIIGKIWKRIGIPFLAWTVIYLGLRTAKYLITGSSTKFTINLLVRAFLYGESSEQMYYLPELIIMQFSILGIFLLVTRIKRSIGLCLLIFSIVYLYWGYIHNYYGVISLSHFLVYK